The proteins below come from a single Verrucomicrobiia bacterium genomic window:
- the psd gene encoding phosphatidylserine decarboxylase (Phosphatidylserine decarboxylase is synthesized as a single chain precursor. Generation of the pyruvoyl active site from a Ser is coupled to cleavage of a Gly-Ser bond between the larger (beta) and smaller (alpha chains). It is an integral membrane protein.), producing MLKHIRDRLLLQEDLNFLLTNRVPRMLLTRLMGRYSRIRSRPLTRLSIGVWRLFSDLDLSEARVRHFESLQECFTRELREGARPLDPDPRMIVSPCDGIVGSMGRVEAGRAYQAKGFPYSLQELFGGLDAAGPFLDGVYVTLRLTSAMYHRFHAPQDACVERVSYFSGDTWNVNPIALRRVERLFCRNERAVLHLRLTSGHPMALVAVAAILVAGIRLNFLDVRPHLRFPGPRQFPCRFATRRGEELGWFEHGSTILVFAPPAFTLHPGVEPGTRIRMGQALLLPPHGDAGGS from the coding sequence ATGCTGAAACACATCCGCGACCGGCTGCTCCTCCAGGAAGACCTGAACTTCCTGCTGACGAACCGTGTGCCCCGGATGCTCCTCACCCGCCTCATGGGACGGTACAGCCGCATCCGGAGCCGTCCCCTGACCCGTCTTTCCATCGGTGTTTGGCGCCTCTTCTCCGACCTGGATCTCAGCGAGGCCCGCGTCCGGCATTTTGAAAGCCTGCAGGAATGCTTCACCCGGGAACTCCGGGAGGGAGCCCGGCCGCTCGATCCAGATCCTCGCATGATTGTCAGCCCCTGCGACGGCATCGTGGGAAGCATGGGACGCGTCGAAGCCGGTCGGGCGTATCAGGCAAAGGGGTTTCCCTATTCCCTGCAGGAGTTGTTCGGGGGGTTGGATGCCGCCGGCCCATTTCTCGACGGGGTCTACGTCACGCTTCGCCTCACCTCGGCAATGTACCACCGGTTCCACGCGCCACAGGATGCCTGTGTGGAGCGGGTGAGCTACTTCAGCGGAGACACGTGGAATGTGAACCCGATCGCCCTGCGACGGGTGGAGCGGCTCTTTTGCCGCAACGAACGGGCGGTGCTGCACCTCCGCCTCACCTCCGGGCACCCGATGGCCCTCGTCGCGGTCGCCGCAATCCTTGTGGCCGGCATCCGGCTCAACTTCCTGGACGTTCGTCCCCATCTCCGCTTCCCGGGGCCGAGGCAGTTCCCATGCCGGTTCGCCACGCGGCGCGGCGAGGAGCTGGGATGGTTCGAGCATGGTTCCACGATTCTCGTGTTCGCGCCGCCGGCATTCACGCTCCACCCGGGCGTCGAACCCGGGACGCGGATCCGGATGGGGCAGGCACTGCTCCTGCCACCTCACGGGGATGCCGGAGGGTCGTGA